CCTCCCAATACGACCATGTTTTTTTTGATACCTCCGCTATCATCTCTGGGATTGAAGGAGAAAGTAAATTTTCTTCCCAGGCAGAGGCTGCCGCATTGCTTCGCAAGTTAGGCGTTCACCGCGTCCTTTTCGGTTCTGACTGGCCATGGTTTGATCCCCTGCGCGCTTTTGAGCAAATTATAAAACTAGACCTTACCGCGGAAGAAAAAGAAAGCATCCTTGGGGAAAATGCCGAAAAACTATTCGGCCTTAAGAGGCCGGCCCAAGGGGAAGGTCTTCAACGGAGACAGCGGATCAATTTAAGGATTGATCCAGAGGAGTAGGAAATCGTCATTATGAAAAAAAATGTTGGCAGAGGCCCTTTGATTCATTATGGTTGGATCGTTATGGCCATGGGTATGCTGACGGCCATCGGAGCCCACGGGTTCGGACGGATGGCTTATACCTTAATCCTTCCTTCCATGAAGGACGGCCTCCATTTCACCTACGCCCAACTCGGGCTTTTGGGGACAGGCAATTTCATTGGATATCTCACCTTGGCCATCATCGGAGGATTTCTGGCTGCTAAATTCGGTACCAGGATCGTTATCACTCTGGCCCTCATTCTTATGGGGATAACGATGATCATTACCGGCCTGGCCCAAAGTTTTGGTTTTGCCTTTGTGATGCGGCTCCTGACAGGTTTCGGCAATGGGGCTGCTTATGTACCTGCCATGGCCCTGGGTTCGGCTTGGTTTGCCAAGAAGCGAAGGGGATTGGCCACAGGAATCGTGTCTGCCGGCATCGGAGTGGGCACGCTGGCTGCTGGTTTAATTGTACCCTATATTCTGAATTTCTATGGATCCGAGGGGTGGAGGTTTTCCTGGTACTATTTGGGAGGGGGAGTGCTTGTTATCGCCGGCGTTGTTTATACCTTTATCCGAAGTCAGCCTGATGAAAAAGCTCTCTCTCCCATAGGGGCCAAGGAAGGCGATGCCCCCTTAAAGCCGAAGGCCGAAGAAAGGAAAGCGAAGGCTTTGCAGTGGGGGTTGGTCTATCGGGTCAAGGAGGTTTGGTATCTTGGGCTCGTTTATTTTATGTATGGATTCTCTTACATCATTTACATGACTTTCTTTGCCGCCTTCCTGATTAAAGAAATGGGATTGAGCCAGGACCAGGCTGGGGCGCTCTGGGCTTTAGTGGGAGGATTGAGCATTTTCTGCGGGTTAATCTGGGGCGGATTTTCCGACCTCCTTGGCCGAAAATATGGCTTGGCCCTTGCTTATCTTACCCTGGCGGTAGCCTATGCTGTCCTGGCCTTGATAAAATCATCGATAGGTTTCTATTTTTCGGCAGTGATCTTTGGTCTCACCGCCTGGAGTATACCCACGATTATGGCCGCTGCAGCTGGAGATTATGTAGGACCAAGACTCGCCCCAGCCGGCTTGGGCTTTATCACCCTTTTCTTCGGCATCGGCCAAGCTTTGGGGCCAGCCTTGGGAGGCTACCTTGCCGATGCAACCCAGTCCTTTGCCATGCCCTTTCTTTTGGCCAGCAGTGTTTCCTTATC
This is a stretch of genomic DNA from Deltaproteobacteria bacterium. It encodes these proteins:
- a CDS encoding MFS transporter; amino-acid sequence: MKKNVGRGPLIHYGWIVMAMGMLTAIGAHGFGRMAYTLILPSMKDGLHFTYAQLGLLGTGNFIGYLTLAIIGGFLAAKFGTRIVITLALILMGITMIITGLAQSFGFAFVMRLLTGFGNGAAYVPAMALGSAWFAKKRRGLATGIVSAGIGVGTLAAGLIVPYILNFYGSEGWRFSWYYLGGGVLVIAGVVYTFIRSQPDEKALSPIGAKEGDAPLKPKAEERKAKALQWGLVYRVKEVWYLGLVYFMYGFSYIIYMTFFAAFLIKEMGLSQDQAGALWALVGGLSIFCGLIWGGFSDLLGRKYGLALAYLTLAVAYAVLALIKSSIGFYFSAVIFGLTAWSIPTIMAAAAGDYVGPRLAPAGLGFITLFFGIGQALGPALGGYLADATQSFAMPFLLASSVSLSGAISSLYLGKPKKDVSI